DNA from Sulfurimonas xiamenensis:
CTCAGGAAATTCCATAAAAACTAAATTTTGCGCAAAATGCTCTTCTTCTTTATTTGCCACACTCTTTGGCACTTTTAAAATTTTTAGATATTTATAAAGTTTTTTTATCTTCTTTTTTCTTTCTCTTTCATTATTTTTTAAAAAAATCTCCCGCTCTACTTCTTTTTTATATTTTGTTGGCAGATTTTTAAGATATTCGTTAAAAAAAACATCAATATCTCTAATATCGTTACTAAAAGAAATTATTTTTTTTATATCTTTAGCCAGATTATCATTATCGTTTAACAAAGAGAAGAGTTCTCTACACTTTATCCGAAGAGCATGAATATCATCAGTACTATCAAGTGAATTTTTTATAAAATGCTTTATAAGTTTTTTAAACTCTTTAAGTTTTTTGGTTATTTGCTCATTCTTCATTATTTCACCATCATTTTAGAGTTTTTAGTGCTAACTTTTATTTTAAAATATTATATGAAATCAGACATCACTTTTTTTGGATAATCAAATGATAAAAATTTTGCATTATTTGGATCTATATCTGTCCATCTTTTACATGCAAACGCAATCTCAACGATTCCGCATGTAGGAATATTTGCATCAAAATCTAAAAAATATTTTGCCAGTTCGTTAAGAGAAGGATTATGTCCTACCAAAAAGAGAGTTTTATATCTATTGTCCACTTTTGTTATAATTTTACGAAGATCATCAGCACTTGCTTCATAAATATTTGAATCAAATAATATTTTTTTATTATAACTTATCTCTTTAGCAATCATTTTTGCTGTACTTTTTGCTCTTTTAGCAGGACTTGAGAGGATAATATCAGGCTTCACCCCTTTTGCTCTAAGTCTGCTTCCCATAAATGGAGCATTTTGCTTGCCCCTTTTATTTAAAGGTCTATTAAAATCATCAAGTGCTGCATCTTTCGAGCTTGATTTTGCATGTCTTATAATGTAGAGTTTTTTCATAATGTTCTGTTTAAAAACCCTTTCTATTGTTTTAAATTTTTCTATACATCAAAATAGATCTGCATTCTCATCTATCCATTTAAAATATTCTACGATATTTTTAATCTCTTCATCACTCATATTTTGATTTGGCATTTTAAGATTAAAAAATTCAATCATTTTCTTCATAAAAGGTTCGTTAAACTTACTTTGAGGGTTTTTAACATACTCTGCAACCCATTGTTCAGCATTTCTATGTCGCTTAAGAACACCTATCAGATCTGGACCGGAACTGATTTTACCGATAACATGACATCCAGAACAGCCTCCTTCACGAAATGCTATTTCACCTTTTTTAGCACTTTCAGATTTTGGTGTAGCTATGTTATTTATAAGAAGATCTTTAGCTCTTATTGCAGAATCAGCAGTTTTAATCATATACTGCCATATCATATTTTCAAATAATATAGCATTATTTATATCATTTTTCTGATATGCTTTTGCTGACTTTTCTCTCTCTAAATCAATCTTGGCATATTGATCTTTCGCATCATCGACTAAATTTTTTACCGTTGTATATTTAGTATAATTTTTTTCCTCTAAAAAGAAAAATAGAGATTGGATAACTTCATCAGTCGCTTTATTACTAGCTCTAATTTTCTTATATTCCATCTGTAGTTCTTCAGGAGACAAGCTTTGCATTTTCGTTTTTTGAATCCACTCATAATTTTTATTTGGATCTTTAACTAAAAGATAACCCATCATTTCTATATGTAATGCGGAACAAAATTCTGTACAATAGTAAGGAAAAACACCCTCAATATCTGCAATAAAATCGATTTGAGTCGTCTCTCCCGGCTCAAGTGAAGTATGCACATTATAGTGATCTATTGTAAAGCCATGAGTTTCATCCTGAGCACGCTCAACATTGGTTATATACATCGTAACATGGTCACCTTTGTTTACTGTAACTCGCTCCGGATTAATATGAGATCGTACTACTGTTGCATAAATGGAAACATGATTTCCCTTTCTCTCAATTTTTTCTTGACCGGCAAGAGTTTTTCCAACATGAGGCTTGCCTGTTCTAGAATTGGTTCCCATTATAAATCGAACTTCCGGACGAATTTTACTTGCTCTAATTGATGCACCTTGATGCGGTTCTCCAAGCGGTATAGGCATATCCAAAAGAAGTTTCATCTTTTTTCCGCCAATATCTATAAGCTGATTATTCTGCGGATGCAAAGGCCCAACCGGCAAAAATCTATCGATTGCAAGCTTATTAATAGCAATAAGATACTCTCCCTGTGGATCTGCGGATTTACCCTCCATTGCCTCAAGGTGTCCAACATTATAATGAATACCAATCTTATCTATAACTTTAAGTTCTTTATAGTTCCATTTTACAACCTGTGAATCAACATACATAGAACTATAAATTGTGCCATCTTCCTTGCCAAAAGTGTTATGCAAATGACCTAAACCAACTTCAACTTGTCCATAGAGTGATTTTTTCATATCTAATATCGGTATTCCATAAGAATCTTTTCCTTCAAAATCTCTATTTTGAATCAGTTTCATAATCTTGTTAAAATCATAAACAGATGCATGCGTGTCAAGTTTGCCAGAAACAATAATATGCCGACCATCCGGACTTACATCTACACCATGAGGAGATTTATTTTCAGGAACTAAAAAAAGAACACTATTTTTTACAGCCACATCAATAGGGATAACTCTATGTCCATTAATTATTTTAATATTTTTATCATCCTTTGCAAGTTGTGCTAATTTTTTCCAATTATAAATATGTAAAAAATCCGTATCATTACGACTGCAACCAGCTTCAAAAGGAGGAAGACCCTTTTCAATGCCTCCAGTGTATAGTTCTGAGTTAATAGAATTTGTAAATGCCCAACCTTCAGAGACACCTTTACCCAGATCAGTTAAATCCTGCATATATGGCGGAAACTCTAAACTAAATGACTCTTTTTGTTGAATCTTTCCTTTTTGTCTGTCAAACTTCCAAAATGTCACCCCTCCTCTATAAACATCCTGATATGCTTCTATAGGATAATAATCATTTGTCAAAGGTGCTGCATATTGACATGTATCAAGAACATACTCCGTATTTGGAGTAACAAACGCTCCTCCGTGAGTTGATTTAAAGATAGGATTAACTACAATTTGAGAAGTTTCAAAATATTTTAAGTCAATTACTGCAATTCTGGTATTTGCTTTATCATTGATAAAAAGATACTCACCATCATACTTTCCATCTGTTTCTGAGAGCGCAGGATGATGTGTATCTCCCCAGTTAATCTCTCTTCCTCTAACATTTCCCTGTCTCAAAACTTCTTTTGAATCTGTATCAAAGCCGTATCCCTGCCAAGGCTCAGGAGTAAATACTCCAATATATTTTAATGGTCTCATAGATGGAACTCCATAAACCAAAACTTGCCCTGACTGACCACCGCCCACAAAAACATAATATTCATCATGTTTTCCGCTAGGATTATAAACTTTTAGTGCAGCAATAGCATCCTCTTCAGTTAGTCCGCGTTTTTTCATTATTTCTTGAAATTGAGACTCAGCCAAAACAGTTTGTGTTACAAATAAAAACCCGAGCGTCACATAACACATAATGTGTAAATATTTTTTTATCATCATTATCTCCCTGTTTTTTTTATTGATCTTTAAATTGAGAAATCTCTTCAGTTAACTGTTTGATATCCTCTTCTGATAGGTTTTTTATTGTTTCAACATGTATAGCTTCTTCATTTGTTTTATACTCAAGTAATTTTTTCAGTATATACTCTTCGCTTAATCCGATAAGTTTTGATCCGAAGTTACCTTCTCCGCTTGCCCCGTGACATGGAGCACAATTGCTTTTATACATTTTAGTGACTTTGAATCTTCCAAGAGATCCGGCTCTCTCTTCTAGAGCTTTTATCTGTAACTCCTGCTCTTTTCTTTGCTCATCTCTCTCTTCTTGCATCTCTTCTTTCTCTATTTCAGAAGGCTCAGACATCTCTGTTTTTATCGGGGTTTCTACTCTAGGTGAATAGACAAGTTTGTCAAGTTTTTCCAATTTATTTACTTCTATATCTGTTTTAATCAAATAAGCAATTCCTGCCACACCTATCAATAAAGAAACTAACATTAAGAAATGATGCAGAGGCGTTACTCTGTTTATCGGATGTTCTTTGAGTCCTCTTTTTTTCAGCCACCATGCAAAGAAAGAAAATATACTAATAGCCACAAGTGCCCAAAAACCGACAGTTGGATATGCGTGCGTAGTAAATTGTGCTACTTTGCCATCTCCTAGTAAAACAGGCATAAAAGGGTCTATCGTAATAGCTCCTCTATGAAGATTATGTCCAAACCAGTAAAGCCAGTAAGCATAAAAACCGACAAAAATAAAAGGCAGAACCATAGGAATAAACATCAACCTATCTATCCATTTATTGTTGTAAAGAATAAAAAAAACAAATAACAGAGCAAGTATAATAAGCGCATAAGGAGTAAGAGCCCTCTCATACGGTCCGCCGCTCTCCATAGGAGGCATACCTACATAATGATTGATTGTATTCATCTCATGAACTTCACCGCTAAGTCCGTCAAAATGGATAAATACTGGAAGTCCCTGCGGAAAAGCCTCTTTTGGATAGTTTGGTGCTTCTAATGAAAAATTCCATACAGGCATAGAAGGAACACCAATCTCCTCAGAAAATTCAATCATTTTTTTTAGATTATATTTTGATTCTTCTGGACTATTTACACCAAAATATCTACCTTTTTGATAATAGTTCCAAAGAGGATAAACATATGAGGGTATATTTTCAACTTTGTCATCTTGTATGCGCTCTAATGTTCCATGAAAACCAACAGATGGAACAATAAAACCATATAACAAAATAGCAAGAGCAACAACAGCAAAAGATCTCGCTGTAACAAAATAAATATTCATAACACATTCCTTACAATTTATTTTGTAAAATGACTCTGTGTTTCAGCGCCATTGGTTGATTGTACATCAAAAGATATTATCTTCTACTTAATTTTCACTTATTAAAAATGAACAATAACTTTTTTTGTTTATGACAGGATCTTGAATAAAATTATACTCTTACCGGTTAAAGTTTATTAGCTTATTTACTATAACATCAAAATCAAGGGTCTTTTTTTTAACAATCTGTTCTGCACTACTTCGCTAAGTTCAATTAGCACTTTGAAGAGAATCTCGTAAATTATACCCGCTTCATCATCGCAAAAAAGAATGTTTCCGACACCTATAACTGCAATTTTTTTCATAAAGTTCTTATCTTGTAGCGACTCAGCTCTTTGCCTTTTGTGTCTATGACATGCACCGCACATGCAAGGCAGGGGTCAAAGGAGTGGATGACTCTGAGGACTTCAAGCGGTTTTGTAGCATCTTCTATCTTGATGCCGATAAGCGCCTCTTCATACGCTCCTCTTTTGCCCTCTCTATCTTTTGGCGAGGCGTTCCATGTGGTCGGAGCTATGACGGAGTAGTTTTGTATCTTTTGCTCTTTTATGCTTACAAAATGGGACAAAACACCGCGCGGGACTTCAAGAAAGGCTCTCCCTTTTGCCTCTTTTGGAAGCTTTTCAAAATCATATTTCGCCCATGTATCGGTGTTGTAGTATTTGATGTTTTGCACAAGGCGTGAGACAAGCTTAAAGATATATTCGCAGATATAAACACTCTCTATCGCCCTCGCGGCATTTCTTCCGATGGTTGTCGTAAGGTCTATAAGCTCAAGATTCGTACCATCTAAAAACTCATCTACAAAAGGTTTTATAAGCTCGTTGCCGCTTAGATAGCTTACAAGCACTCTTGCAAGCGGTCCGCTCTCCATTACCTCTCCACCGTATCTGGGAGCCTTGATCCATGTGTATTTGTCATCACTTTTTGCGGTTTTAAGCGTACCGTCATCGTTTAAGTCGGTATAACAGACTTCGCCCTTTTCATCGTACCATGCTCTATCAACCTCTTCGCTGATTCTGCTCTCGTCAAACTCCTCTACTTTTGAGAAGTCATATCCATAAATCACGCCGCCGCTAAAGAGCTTTTGTTTTTCATCAAACACATAGCCGCCCACGGATAAAAAATTACCTTTTGCTCTGCCCAAACCCTCTTTTATCTCATCTCTGTAAGCCGTCGCAAGCAGCTTCATATCGCTCATGTAAGCGCGATCCACAAACTCTTTTGCCTCTTTGATAACAAAGATGTAGTCGTTAACTCTTTGCGGATTGAGCATATCGGCTACACTTGTAACCCCGCCTACGACAATGCTTTGAGGATGTGGCGTTTTACCGCCAAATATTGCTACGGCTTTACTTATCTCTGTCTGAAATCTAAGCGCTTCTAAGTAGTGCGAGAGAATGATAAGGTTTTGCTCCGGTGTTAGTTTATAAGCGCTATGCCCCCAGTAGCCGTTTGCAAAAGGACCGAGTCTTCCCGCTTTTACAAAATTTCGCAGTTTCTGTAGCACCTCCGTGTAGTGCGCGACCGAGTTTCTATAGGGATTTTGAGAGTACTTTTTCGCCTCCTCTGAAGCAAGAGAGGCATCGGCTTCAAGCGCAGCGGTTACATCGATAAAATCCAAAGAGTGCAGATGGTAAAAGTGCACGACATGGTCTTGTATAAAGAGCGCCATCGTCATCAAATCTCTAACAACCCGTGCATTATCGGGCGGCACAATAGAGTAAGCATCTTCGACGGCACTCACGGCCGCGCGAAAGTGAGAGTTTGTACAGACTCCGCAGATTCTCCCCGCTAAAAGTCCTGCATCTCTTGGGTCTCTGCCTTTGAGTATAGTCTCTATACCGCGAAAGAGTTGCCCGCTTGCATACGCCTCTTGAACCACGCCCTCTTCATCAACCTCAACCTCAACGCGCAAATGCCCCTCTATCCTTGTAACGGGATCAATGACTATCTTTTTCATTCTCTTCTTCCTTATATACTCTTTCGTTTGCAAACTTGTCAAAAAAGCCTCTCTCTGTGCATCCCATGCATCCATGCCCCGCTTGAACTGGCCAGCTCGCGCCTTGGTTGAACTTCATGGTCGGACAGTTTACAAAAGCATAAGGACCTTTACAGCCCATCTTAAAAAGACACCACCCTTTTTTTGCACCCTCATCTCCCCACTCCTCAACAAATTCTCCAAGCTCATAGTGTCCTCGCCGCTCGCAGTTGTCATGAACTCTTCCCTCATACGCCCAAAGAGGTCGGTTGAACTTATCTAAAGGCGGCATCTCTTCAAACATAATGTAGTAAAGAAGCGTACCGACAATATTAACGGGGTTTGTCGGACACCCGGAGATATTAACAACATCTTCTCTATTTAGCGCCTCTGCAACTCCTACCGCATCTGTCGGGTTTGGAGCGGCAGCTACAACGCCTCCGTCAAACGCGCAGCTTCCCACGGCGATAACAAGTGCGGCATCCTTTGCACACCGCTTCAAAAGCTCTATGCCCGTCTCGCCCTTTGAGCCGATTCTTAGGTACTTTCCATCAAGTCCGAGCGGAACCGCACCTTCGACTATAAGTATATACTCGCCCTTTTGATTTTTAATGATATCATCCAAAAGACTCTCGCTCTCATCTCCGCTCGCACTCATCAAGAGCTCATGATAGTCAAGTGAGATATACTCAAATATAAGATCTTCTATAGCGGGATTTGCCGACTTAATAAAGGCTTCTGAGTTGCCGCTGCAATCTGAGAGCTCAAGCCAAACAATCGGGATTTTATTTAGGCTCTTTACCCCTTTTGCGACCACCTCTTCAAACTTTGGATGCAGCTGCATATCTGCGGTAACCATGCTGATCCATCTGTTAACCTCATCTTTTGTGATATCCATACTCTGCATGGCGGCTTCAAGGTTCTCTTCATCAAGAGCATTGCGCGGATGCTCTTTGTTAAACTTTTCAACTCTCTTTTTTGCAACTTTCAGTTTTTTTTCTAACTCTTTCTCTTCGGGACTCTTTTTTACAATATTTGGGTCGATAAGACACTGAGACTTCTCTATGATCTTTACAACCTCGCCTCGGCATCTGCCGCAAACCCTGCCAGCTTCTGAAAACTCCTTCAAATCGGCAAAAGAGTTTACGGCGTTTTGTGTGACTATGTCAACCAAATCATTATAGTAAGTTCCCGTGCAGCTGCAAACCAGCTTCCCCCTGCCCTCAGTTTTAGCAGCTTTATAGAGTTCATCTATCTCTATCTCTTTTGCACTCTCTATAAGATTTTGAACATAGCAGACATCAACGGTTGAGTTGATTCCGATGTATCTTAAAACTCTGTCATTTTTTAAAAAATACTCATCCATAGAGTTCTCTTTGCTAATTATGACTTTGTTATACTCTTTATCAAAATCAGGCGACATAACATCCACCAATGTAAACTCGCCGACTTTTAACATGTCTATGGTTGTTTTTGGTTCAAACTCTTGAAGTTCTCTTTGTAAAATATGAGAAATAGCACTTTTTGCCTGCTGCGTACACGCCTCTACATGTCCTGCTATAAAAGCAAATTTTGTTACCTCCGCACACTCACCGATGGCATATATGTTCTCATCTTCACTCTGCATAAAAGTGTTTGTCAAGATCCCTTTGTTGCACTTGAGAGTATCTCTAAATTCCTCAACATTGGGTCTGATTCCTATGCCAAAGATAAGAAAAGGATTTTTTATCTCTCTTTTTTTCGTTTTTAAAAGCTTTATTTTTGCATCTTCTATAACAGTGTCCACTATCTCATCTTCAAAATATACAGTAATTTTTTTTGTGTAACTCTGCTCTATAATTTTTACAGATTCGCTTGAGAGATTTTTGTCATATAAAGAGTCTGAACGGATAAGCAGTGAGATTTTCTCTACTTGCGGCATTTTATCCAGCGTCTCAAGAAGCTCAAGAGCGATAGGTCCTCCGCCGACAACGACGACTTCTCTCCCTTTTACACTTTTTTTGATAATTTCGCAATCATCGGCACTTCTAAAAACAGCTGCATTTTCAACACTTTTTACATCAAAGGGAGCGTTTGGCAAAGAGCCTGTTGCGATGATAAGCTTGTCATAACCAAACATTGCCTCTTTAGAGTAGACGCGTTTTTTCTCTCTATCAATTTTGATGATTTTTTGATTTAACTCCAGATGAACTGTGGGATCGAGATGCAGAGATATTTCTTCTATATCAGAAGTTTCATCAACAAGTTTGCAGAGATGTATCCTGTCATAAGGCGCATACTTCTCCTCACTGAGAATTGTGACATCTACAGAACTATCCGCTTTTTTAATGTTGTTTGCAAAATAAGCCGCGGCTATACCGCCGCCGATAATTAAGAGTCTCATTTGGATTCCTCTTTTCTTTAATACGGCTTCATTGTATATTTATTTTATTTAAAAGATAATAATATCAAATACAAGCAGAGTAAGATTTTTCCTAAAGAGCCTTTTTGTAGGAATGCTTCTCAATCATCCTAAGAACAATCGCTGAAACATATGGAATACTTTGGATAAAGATAGTTGCACAAAAAACATAAACTTCTATAATTCCCTGCTTATTTGTCACTATAAGTGCCACAAACGAACCTAAAAGCAGTGATGCTAAAATCATCTCATTTTTCACAGGACTGCTTACGCTTTTTTTACTGTTGCCCCCTTTTTCCGTTCTCTTAAACGGCAGGCTGTCTTTTACAAATCCGTCATATACCGCTTTAAAAATGATAAGCTGCAGGCTCATGGCGGCAATGGCGCCCAAAAGGGAGTGATATAGATTTGCCCCTACCCTTGTTCTATAAAGCACAAACGAGTGAATGACATTTACTAAAAAAGCCGTTAAAATCGGTACAGTCAGCGCAATAGTCGGAATGGTTACTCCTACAAAAATAATAACTGGAACCCAGATGATGTTGAGTATCGAAGTGAGAGTTCCCAAAGCGTCAGAGAGCCAAAAAAACCATCCAGTAATAAAGTGGTGTTTTTGTGCACGCGTAAGAGTTTTGGATGATGGTTTAAAGTGGTGCCAATGTTTTTTAAGAATCTGCACCGCACCGTACGCCCAGCGATGGCGCTGATTTTTAAAAGCTTCAATAGTATCGGGAAGCAGTCCATGCCCGTATCTGCGGTTTGTATAGTGTCCGATATAACCCGCTTCAAAAAGTCTAAGCCCCAGCTCACTATCTTCTACTATCGTATCGGTATTCCACGCTCCGACTTCATCAAAAGCGCTTTTGCGCACCATAAGCATTGTTCCGTGTGCTACAATAGCATTCTCTTCATTGCGCTCAACCATGCCGATATCAAAAAAGCCTGCATATTCGGCATTCATAGCTGTTTTGACAAGCGATTCATTTCCGTCTCTGTGGTCTTGAGGCGCTTGAACCAAAGCAACTTTAGGATCATCAAAAATCGGCACTAAGTCTATGAGCCAATTTGGACTGATAACATAATCGGCATCAATTACGGCTAATATTTCACACTCGGGATTTGTAAACTCAAGTGCTTTATTGAGCGCTCCCGCCTTAAAACCGCTGCACTCTATATCAAGATAAACAAATCTTTTCCCAAGCTCTTTACATAGAGCTTTTATAGGTGCTTTATAGAACTCTTCAGGCGTATTGTTTATAATTACAAGAACTTCATAGTTAGTATAATTTAGTTTTGAGAGTGCTATAAGTGTCTCCTCTAAAACGGCAGGCTGCTCTTTGTATGCAGGCACATGGATACTCACAAAAGGGACTCTCTCAGACTTTAAATCAAGAGGAATAAGCCTTTGCGGACGCTTTCCGATTGTACACTTAAAGAGCTCATTTGCTTTAGCCAGTGTGATAAGCGTAAGAGGTATCATAAGAATCGAGCCCATGCCCCACATAATCCATGTACCGAAGTTCATGTAGTGAACAAAAGGATAAACTGCCGACATAACGATACCAAAGGAGATTCCCTGCGCAGCAAGACCATAGGTAAGCGCATGCAGAAAATTGATGTTTTGATTTCTAAGACCAAAAAAAGTTAAAATTGCCCCTATTATGACAGCCGCAACCATCTGCGCAAACCAATAGGGCTCAACAAGAACTTCTCCATGCATCTCAAATTTTTGCTGGCGGTTTGCATCAAAAATGCCCCAATACTGCCCGACACTCCCCTCGTCTAAGCCTTTCCATGGCTGATCAAACGCTTCAATAAGGTTGTAGCTAAAACCCTCTTGCTTTGCTAAAAGTAAAAATCTTCTAATAACGGTTGCCTGATTTTGGGGGCTCGCTATGGCGGCTTTATTATTATATCCTTGACTCGGCCATCCAAATTCGCCTATAACCAAAGGTTTGTTTTTATACACATCTTTTAATTTTTGATATGTCTCTTTGAAAAACAGTTCAAAATTCTCGGCTTTTACTTTTTCCCAATATGGAAGAATATGGATATTTATGATATCAACTTCCCCAGCCAAAACTGGATTAAGAAGCCATATATTCCAAACCTCTGCCGTTGTAATCGGAACTATATACTCTTTTTGCCTTAAAAGCTCATCTCTAAGAATTTTCTCTTTTTCTACTCTTTCTATTTTGTTTTTTATTGTAGCAATTTCATCTTTTATAGCGTTTTCTTTGGCTTCTTTTCTAGCATTAAATAAGATATAAACAAATCTTTTCATATCCCTAATATGCCCAATTAGCTCATGTGATGACAAATCTTCGCGAAGCAGCACCTCATTTCCGACTATTACAGAGAGCAAGCTCTCATAATACTCAGTAATAAGACTTTTAGCCAGTGCAATCTCTTTTTCATTATCTTGCTTATTTCCGCTAAGCCAAATACCCAAATGCGCTTGCATACCAAGTTTTTTTACTATCGGCATAACTTTTTGTGAATCTTCGACAGAGTAGAGGCGCACACTGTTTGTAAATTTATTTAACAGAATTAAATCTTTAAGCACCTCTTCATCACTAAGCATCTCCTTTTTGTTTAACTTTTTATATGGTGCATACGAGAGAGATTCTATGATATTCTCAGCATCGGGCGGAGTGATAAATTTTTGTTCGCTGCCAAGCCATAAAAAAATTTGAAGAAACGAAGCAACGAGAAGGGAAACAATAATATATTTCAATATACTTCCTAAAATTAAAAAGCTAATTGTACATCAAAATTTCAAGAGCTGTAACAAGTTTTTTTTAATACGCTTTTACTATGTATATTTATTTTATTTAAAAGATGATAACATGCATCACTTTTAAGATTTTAAAGGCGCTGTTATGAAGAGAATCAAGATACTGTTTTTAACTTTTTTTATAGCCGTAAATCTATCAGCGAGCGAGAGAGAAGAAGCTATATGCGGCACCTTTTTAGAGCCGTTTCTTTTTTGGGTATGGAGTTCCATGACACCCAATCCTGATAGTCACAGAGTCGCGGGCATACCCTTTATTGTACCTAGTAAATTTAAAACTTCCGACGGCAAAACGCTCAAAGGATATAAGTATATCTCAAATGATGGATATGCAAAAATCTCTGCTAAAGGGTATATTTTGGTTGCCATGGGAAATGCAATGGTCTCTGATCAGATGATTATTATGCTCAAAAATTTTTCACAAAGGAATTATGATGTTTATGTTTACGACTACAGAGGCTATGGCAACTCTGAAGGGAACAGACGCATAAAAGCGATAATCGAAGATTACAAAGAAATAGCTGCTTCACTCAATAAAGTATATGAAAGAAAACTGCTTTACGGTA
Protein-coding regions in this window:
- a CDS encoding glycosyltransferase family 2 protein; protein product: MKYIIVSLLVASFLQIFLWLGSEQKFITPPDAENIIESLSYAPYKKLNKKEMLSDEEVLKDLILLNKFTNSVRLYSVEDSQKVMPIVKKLGMQAHLGIWLSGNKQDNEKEIALAKSLITEYYESLLSVIVGNEVLLREDLSSHELIGHIRDMKRFVYILFNARKEAKENAIKDEIATIKNKIERVEKEKILRDELLRQKEYIVPITTAEVWNIWLLNPVLAGEVDIINIHILPYWEKVKAENFELFFKETYQKLKDVYKNKPLVIGEFGWPSQGYNNKAAIASPQNQATVIRRFLLLAKQEGFSYNLIEAFDQPWKGLDEGSVGQYWGIFDANRQQKFEMHGEVLVEPYWFAQMVAAVIIGAILTFFGLRNQNINFLHALTYGLAAQGISFGIVMSAVYPFVHYMNFGTWIMWGMGSILMIPLTLITLAKANELFKCTIGKRPQRLIPLDLKSERVPFVSIHVPAYKEQPAVLEETLIALSKLNYTNYEVLVIINNTPEEFYKAPIKALCKELGKRFVYLDIECSGFKAGALNKALEFTNPECEILAVIDADYVISPNWLIDLVPIFDDPKVALVQAPQDHRDGNESLVKTAMNAEYAGFFDIGMVERNEENAIVAHGTMLMVRKSAFDEVGAWNTDTIVEDSELGLRLFEAGYIGHYTNRRYGHGLLPDTIEAFKNQRHRWAYGAVQILKKHWHHFKPSSKTLTRAQKHHFITGWFFWLSDALGTLTSILNIIWVPVIIFVGVTIPTIALTVPILTAFLVNVIHSFVLYRTRVGANLYHSLLGAIAAMSLQLIIFKAVYDGFVKDSLPFKRTEKGGNSKKSVSSPVKNEMILASLLLGSFVALIVTNKQGIIEVYVFCATIFIQSIPYVSAIVLRMIEKHSYKKAL
- a CDS encoding alpha/beta hydrolase produces the protein MKRIKILFLTFFIAVNLSASEREEAICGTFLEPFLFWVWSSMTPNPDSHRVAGIPFIVPSKFKTSDGKTLKGYKYISNDGYAKISAKGYILVAMGNAMVSDQMIIMLKNFSQRNYDVYVYDYRGYGNSEGNRRIKAIIEDYKEIAASLNKVYERKLLYGISLGGAVMLNVIGSGIEYDAAVIDSAPSFLSPFGCPKRVDPVANLPKDASKFLIITAQKDSILPESLTAPLREFAKKRGAKTFIGKEYEHPFADKSLDIHNERMERILNHLDIKKR